The following proteins are encoded in a genomic region of Triticum dicoccoides isolate Atlit2015 ecotype Zavitan chromosome 1B, WEW_v2.0, whole genome shotgun sequence:
- the LOC119335185 gene encoding translation initiation factor IF-2-like: MPASSGELRPRATRPSPFPTRLCPLYHLCPMDLTLAASPAFKRDPPAPAANPTRGTADGAAGVDRKGTGTLPPKAILFPPGSAGSSSSPSVHCAAALRAGAFAAGGAELYGGRRGGAGVVGRPRGGGDGGGTQRGGASVRPQAGVQPAAGKQVTVIHGNLSAFQEEIQSVHHVVRTLDIKLGRLAYTQISRNS, translated from the exons ATGCCGGCcagttccggcgagctccggccacgcgCCACACGCCCATCTCCTTTCCCGACACGCCTCTGCCCGCTCTACCATCTCTGCCCGATGGATTTAACGCTCGCAGCCTCTCCGGCGTTCAAGCGCGACCCACCGGCTCCGGCGGCTAACCCTACAAGAGGCACTGCCGATGGGGCGGCGGGGGTCGACCGGAAGGGCACGGGGACGCTGCCGCCCAAGGCCATTCTTTTTCCTCCGGGCTCCGCGGGCAGCAGCAGCAGCCCCTCCGTCCACTGTGCTGCGGCATTGAGAGCCGGGGCCTTCGCAGCTGGGGGAGCCGAGCTCTAcggcgggcggcggggaggcgcgggtGTTGTGGGACGGCCCCGTGGTGGCGGAGACGGTGGAGGCACCCAACGCGGCGGCGCATCCGTTCGACCCCAAGCTGGTGTCCAGCCGGCCGCCGGCAAGCAG GTTACTGTTATACATGGAAATCTAAGTGCCTTTCAGGAGGAAATACAATCAGTTCACCATGTTGTCCGCACTCTG GATATAAAGCTTGGACGCCTTGCATATACTCAAATAAGTAGAAATTCCTAG